The Methanoculleus marisnigri JR1 genome window below encodes:
- a CDS encoding malate dehydrogenase yields the protein MTSLAILGVGKVGGETAFLSAALGLVDEIVVYDVYEPLLRAQVLDLQHTGIDVAISTETAAMRDADIFVFAAGTPRTPDIKTRADLLEANIPVAKRCSELLEGFPGVVISVTNPMDANNYGLWKMMGIDRRRCIGFGSQLDSARFAGFLREVGIPGPAWVLGEHGDRQVPVFSKTGSDLDTGEREAILSRMRGASMEVIRGKGGTVFGPAYHIAMLIRAILHDRREVLPCSCVLDGEFGLSGCSLGVPARIGREGILGIEEWELDTWESAKMAEAGAFVRELCRRFDG from the coding sequence ATGACCTCGCTTGCAATCTTGGGCGTCGGAAAGGTGGGGGGCGAGACGGCGTTCCTCTCCGCCGCGCTCGGTCTCGTAGACGAGATCGTCGTCTACGACGTATACGAGCCCCTCCTCCGGGCACAGGTGCTCGACCTGCAACACACGGGTATCGACGTTGCGATCTCCACCGAAACGGCGGCGATGCGGGATGCGGATATCTTCGTCTTTGCGGCGGGCACCCCGAGGACACCGGATATCAAGACCCGGGCCGACCTCCTCGAGGCCAATATCCCGGTGGCGAAGCGGTGCAGCGAGCTCCTGGAGGGGTTCCCCGGTGTCGTCATCTCCGTCACGAACCCGATGGACGCGAACAACTACGGCCTCTGGAAGATGATGGGCATCGACCGGCGGCGGTGTATCGGTTTCGGCAGCCAGCTCGACAGCGCGCGGTTTGCCGGTTTCCTCCGCGAGGTTGGGATCCCCGGGCCGGCCTGGGTGCTCGGGGAGCACGGCGATCGCCAGGTGCCGGTCTTCTCGAAGACCGGCAGCGATCTTGATACCGGTGAGCGCGAAGCAATCCTCTCCCGGATGCGGGGGGCGAGCATGGAGGTGATCCGCGGCAAAGGGGGGACGGTCTTTGGGCCCGCGTATCACATCGCCATGCTGATCCGGGCGATCCTCCACGACCGGCGCGAGGTGCTGCCCTGCTCGTGCGTGCTCGACGGTGAATTCGGTCTTTCCGGCTGTTCCCTCGGCGTCCCTGCCCGGATAGGCCGCGAGGGCATCCTCGGCATCGAGGAGTGGGAACTCGATACCTGGGAGTCCGCGAAGATGGCGGAGGCGGGAGCGTTCGTGCGGGAACTCTGCAGGAGATTCGATGGTTGA
- a CDS encoding DNA-directed DNA polymerase codes for MSVPATLEDFGKIRVGIHQVEYGNVGADTPVVYIFGRDASGKAIQVRVSGFRPYFYAPADLVDGRSLPQEIVGVEENTTYRSIQGVPLRRLYTRRPGDVRAVRDVFSHHYEADIPFTTRFMIDCGLTAGVELPAGAVESFDGAFEIECCELAPAEIKAPARTCIMDIECVDEQGFPEPERDPIICVTCWDSFDDDYTTLLWQPGEAAGDAPDLCVQERHRVVRYPDEIAMLKGLVDYVKKRDPDILSGWNFVEFDIPYIVKRMGALGLKAEDLARIPGQTERNAVRGRSIFDLLGAYRKMHQAQKESYRLDAIAGEELGVTKVRYTGTITDLWRTDPKRLVEYNYRDVELCVGIDQKNNIIEFYREIARYVGCPLDRTLNSSNVIDIFVLRKASGTFVLPSKGLAAGDEFEGATVFEPATGLRENVVVLDLKSLYPMAMMTINASPETKNPDGELRAPNGIRFSREPDGLTRSIIAELLEERDERKRLRNLYPFGSPEYVLYDLQQNVLKVIMNSYYGVSGYTRFRLYDREIGSAVTSVGRAIIRHTRDIITNLGYTVLYGDTDSCMIEVPPGDLEATIARAREIEAKLNASYGDFAKTELNADTHYFSIKFEKVYRRFFQAGKKKRYAGHLVWKEGKDVDEVDVVGFEIRRSDSPQITREVQRAVIEMILRGDAFSDVQAYLRDVIRKYRRGEYSLDEAGIPGGIGKSLDSYENDDAHIRGAKYSNMHLGTDFKRGSKPKRVYIKAVTAKYPRTDVVCFEYADQVPPEFVVDWETMLEKTLKGPLSRIIEPLGWDWHDVDPSRTTLFDFGM; via the coding sequence ATGAGCGTTCCGGCAACGCTGGAGGACTTCGGGAAGATCCGTGTCGGTATTCATCAAGTGGAGTACGGTAACGTCGGTGCCGATACCCCGGTCGTTTATATCTTCGGTCGGGACGCATCCGGAAAGGCCATTCAAGTCAGGGTGAGCGGTTTTCGGCCCTACTTCTATGCGCCTGCCGATCTGGTGGATGGCAGATCTCTCCCGCAGGAGATCGTCGGCGTTGAAGAGAATACGACCTACCGCTCTATCCAGGGCGTTCCCCTCCGGCGGCTCTACACCCGGCGTCCCGGCGATGTCCGTGCCGTCCGCGATGTATTTTCGCACCACTATGAGGCTGATATCCCGTTTACCACCCGGTTCATGATAGACTGCGGTCTTACCGCCGGTGTCGAATTACCTGCCGGTGCAGTTGAATCGTTCGATGGTGCCTTTGAGATCGAGTGTTGCGAACTCGCGCCGGCCGAGATCAAGGCTCCTGCACGCACCTGCATCATGGATATCGAGTGCGTGGACGAGCAGGGGTTCCCCGAGCCCGAGCGCGACCCGATCATCTGCGTCACCTGCTGGGACTCGTTCGACGACGACTACACGACTCTCCTCTGGCAACCCGGCGAGGCGGCGGGCGATGCGCCCGATCTTTGCGTCCAAGAGCGGCACCGGGTCGTCCGGTACCCGGACGAGATCGCGATGCTCAAGGGGCTCGTCGACTACGTCAAAAAACGCGACCCCGATATCCTCTCGGGCTGGAACTTCGTAGAGTTCGATATCCCCTACATCGTGAAACGGATGGGGGCGCTCGGCCTCAAGGCCGAGGATCTCGCTCGTATCCCGGGACAGACCGAGCGAAACGCCGTCCGGGGCCGCTCGATCTTCGATCTCCTCGGCGCTTACCGGAAGATGCACCAGGCCCAGAAGGAGTCGTACCGGCTCGATGCGATCGCCGGGGAGGAACTCGGGGTGACGAAGGTCCGCTACACCGGGACGATCACCGACCTCTGGCGTACCGACCCGAAGCGGCTCGTGGAGTACAACTACCGCGACGTCGAGCTCTGCGTCGGGATCGATCAAAAGAACAACATCATCGAGTTCTACCGGGAGATCGCCCGGTACGTCGGGTGCCCGCTCGACCGGACGCTGAACTCGTCGAACGTCATCGACATCTTCGTTCTCCGGAAGGCGTCGGGCACGTTCGTTCTCCCCTCAAAAGGGCTCGCTGCAGGTGACGAGTTCGAGGGGGCGACCGTCTTTGAGCCCGCGACCGGTCTAAGGGAGAACGTGGTGGTTCTCGACCTGAAATCGCTCTACCCTATGGCGATGATGACGATCAACGCCTCGCCCGAGACGAAGAACCCGGACGGCGAACTGCGGGCCCCGAACGGCATCCGGTTCTCCCGGGAACCGGACGGGCTGACACGGAGCATCATCGCCGAGCTCCTGGAGGAGCGGGACGAGCGCAAGCGGCTCCGAAACCTTTACCCCTTCGGGTCGCCGGAGTACGTCCTTTACGACCTCCAGCAGAACGTCCTGAAGGTGATCATGAACTCCTACTATGGGGTCTCGGGCTACACCCGGTTCAGGCTCTACGACCGCGAGATCGGGTCGGCCGTCACTTCGGTCGGCCGGGCGATCATCAGGCACACCCGGGATATCATCACCAATCTCGGCTATACTGTGCTCTACGGCGACACTGACTCCTGCATGATCGAGGTTCCGCCGGGCGATCTCGAGGCGACCATTGCGCGGGCGAGGGAGATCGAGGCGAAGCTGAACGCGAGCTACGGCGACTTCGCGAAGACCGAGCTGAACGCCGATACGCATTACTTCTCCATCAAGTTCGAGAAGGTCTACCGCCGTTTCTTCCAGGCAGGCAAGAAGAAGCGCTACGCGGGGCACCTGGTCTGGAAGGAGGGCAAGGACGTCGACGAGGTGGACGTCGTCGGCTTCGAGATCCGGCGCAGCGACTCTCCGCAGATCACGCGGGAGGTGCAGCGTGCCGTCATCGAGATGATCCTTCGCGGGGACGCGTTCAGCGACGTGCAGGCGTATCTCCGCGACGTCATCCGAAAGTACCGCCGGGGGGAGTACTCCCTCGACGAGGCCGGCATTCCGGGCGGTATCGGGAAGAGCCTGGATAGTTACGAGAACGACGACGCCCACATCCGGGGCGCCAAGTACTCGAACATGCATCTCGGGACCGACTTCAAGCGGGGCAGCAAACCCAAACGCGTCTACATCAAGGCCGTCACGGCGAAGTACCCGCGAACGGACGTGGTCTGCTTCGAGTATGCCGACCAGGTGCCGCCGGAGTTCGTCGTCGACTGGGAGACGATGCTTGAAAAGACGCTCAAAGGCCCTCTCTCGCGGATCATCGAGCCGCTCGGGTGGGACTGGCACGACGTCGACCCCTCGCGGACGACGCTCTTTGATTTCGGGATGTGA